AGTCCAGGTCAACACTGACTCTAGGCAGGCCTGCTGGCTCATTGGCCGACAGCTGGACTGCAGGCTGGACCTCTGGAACATGGCCCTTGAAGGAACGAGGAAATACATGAAATCGGGTGATGGATGAATTTTGATGACTAGCTGTGATGTCGAGGAGTGTAACTGAGTTAACACGGAAATGCAGACACGAAAACCCCACAAAAACCTCGTCACATAGCAGCAAATCAAAGCTTGTCGAGTGTAGACATGTTAGTGGAAAGGGGGTATTTGGAGATGCATGCTACACAGATGGATagaaaacagaaggaaaaggaTTGGGGGATTTTACTCACCCCAGTGGTAGAGAAGAACGAGCTGGAGGGATCACTCGAACCATCCAAAAGGTCGTCAGTGTCCAACTACAGACACACCCACCCAGGAtaggacagacagaaaccaaAGGCACCCAAACCAGCAGGCAAAAGCCACCAGGACAGAGAAACATACAGACCATCAAACCGAGGAGGAGGGCAAGGAAAGGACAGAACACAGTCCATAGAACCCAGATTGTAAAGAACCAGTGCAAAGATAGGCGACAGAGGGTCAAAATGACAGGAATAACACAGAGTTGGGAAGCGTTAGTATTAGCATTTCTCATTTTGTGAATTAGCctaataaaaatgaaaggcaGGCTGAAGCCATAAATAGTGCAGTCATAAAGCAAAGACATCCATTAAGCAGTggaagcagtaaaaaaaaaaaaagaaaagaaaatctaataataaatgaaagcagtgagGGACGTGGGTTTCAGGGTGCATCGATGCGTAATTGGAAAGTGACTCAAGTAAAGAATCATGCGAGCTccaactaaaacacacacaagactcCTCATCACATCAGTTACAAACCCATTTTTTGTAACAACAAATCCTGAGCCTCGCGcctctttcacttttttctctcaTACTCACATGGGTCTCAGATCCATGAAGAAAGTCATTGAGAGCTTCTGGGTCACTGCAGGACAAAGCACAAAGTGTGATTTTCAACAGTACAAGATGAAAAAGATGACTGAACAATTTGTTAGTGTAAAACTGATCTTGCACAGCTTCAGTAACGACTTACCAAATTACATCTAGAAGGCACCTGCCGTCTTCATCATCCATGACAACTGTTAAAGAAGAAAAACGTTTTAATGTACATTgatgatttatttcattaaCCACACATTCTGCGTAAATAAAGATCAAAATGACCCCTTCCCCAAATTAAAATTTTCAACTGTTTGCACGGTTACATTTCTATCATATTGTTATAATAACAACAGCCCATTGTTTAGTGGTACAGTGACATTCAAGTTCAATTTATGGTTGTattttgacagcagctggccagatctgatgatgatgaccaaCTACAAAACTGCAAGACCTTTTTCATGTGCTCCTCTGCCTCGGAGAGACAAGGAGTAACACTGTGTAGTTATACATGATTCAGAAATTCagaaattaaaatgacatttggtGGATTCTTTCAGCAAAGCTATTTAAAGCGCTTTTACAGCATGAATGGCCCTCAGAGGAAACTGGATTCTTTCTTGTGCCGTGCTGATGCTGCCACAACAACATCCCAAATCTTAATatcttgttttcacattgttaCTCGAGACTTTTCAGCATATCGCAGAAAAGTCAGTTATGTTCAAAATAACATAAGTACATAGTTGGTCATCTGCAACACAAATTCTTAAACCAGcgtttgttttaaaatgattaatttacTAATTCTCCACCACAGATGACAGGAACATAAAACAACCAGTACTCATTTTGAATAGTCTGTGTCTCCCGATATTTTGTTAAAAATCAATGTCAAGAATTAACTGCTTTATATCTCACACACCCTCTTTTACACATTCAGATTACGAGCAATGATTCAAAACATTACATCACTTATTACTGACAGACTTCTCTGCAACTTGCTGTGGGTCAAGACCAGGGAAAATTATGAAACGCTGCTGGACTTAACAATCACAACAAATAATGAAAACGAAAGTTTGCATTTTCGCACACCAGCCCCTCTCCAGCATCAGTTAAAACACGCCAAGTTTTCATATATCCACTCAGTGACAAGAAAACCTCCAGCTGTTAGGAGGTCGTCATGAGATCAAACAGCAGATGTGTTTCCTACACACCGACAAACAGCGGATGGCAACAAACTGAAAACGCGCGGTTTTCACGCAGTCTGGAAAGATTTCCAGTCCGGGCAATCGCTGAATTCATCCCAAGTCTCAACAACTGTGCATGTGACTTTcaggagcacaaacacaaattacCATACTTTTCATATTCCGTTTAACTGCAGTTGTGAGGTGAACGTAAGCCCGGTTGCCGCTCTAAAAAAGCAGCGGATCGTAGCCATTACTCGGTCAGAACAGAGCCAGTGCGCAGGATATGAATGGAGACACTGCAAGCGGCTTGCTACATGCTAGCTGGTGTTTTCAAAGAGCTTTGCATGCATATTTTGTGGATTCGTTACAATAAACAGCATTTAATAGTTACGCGACTTACCTACAACTCGGATTTAATAAAATGCCTCATTTCAAACCCTGGTCCACCTCTACTTCCAGCATTTCGATGCATCAGGGTTGAATTTCGTTAGCCTAGCTAGCTAGCCTGCTTAGCCAACCAGCTATCAACAATATTCAGACGTACAGCTAGCTTGAGCCTTTGACATTCAAAACAAACCACCGAGTGACGCGATTTTAACACTCAAATTGTACAGCGGCACCGCGATTCAACCAAGGCAAGGTAGTAATGTTTGCTTAGAACTGTAAACGCAATTGCGTAGCGAGCTATCTATCTCTCCTTGCAAGCAAAATATGAGTTAATGTTGGAATACACTTGGATGAAGGGGGTATGCTTGGGAATTCGGTGGAAAATGACTATGTTTGCCGGGTTGTGCAGCAGTGTGGCGTTTCGATTGCGGTAGCTGTGCAGTTTGCGGCTTCACTGCAGTACGCGAATATTGCAGCTTTGTTACAGTTATTCGGATTAATAGAGAAATTGCTACATTGTAACAAACTCACCCGAGACGATAGAGGTGCAGGCAGCGCGGGGTCTCCAGGACAGCCTCGCACGGGCTGCTGTACAGGACCCAGCTACAGGCAGGAAACAGGAGACTTCCGTTTTGCCTGATTGAAATCTGTGCCTCGGCTGTGTACTTTATTGACGTGTAGTTTCTGGAAGGTTGAAGTTTTCGGGCGACATGCCCAGAAAGTTTTTCACAATGAAAATTTTTCCTTGGTGAAACTGGGTCTGGTGCTTTTTGTAATCAGAAACGATAACACATTTGGGCTCGTGTAttgtcagcaaaaacaaatagATCTCGTGGAAAAGCGTTAGTGTAAACATGTTTCTTGATGAGAAACATTAAGACATTGATTCCCGGAAAGGTTGGTGACCAATAAGGTCTAATTTGATCAAAACATGTGAAGACATTCGTCATCAGAGGAGCGCCGTAAATGCTCATTAATGTTTCTGATAAGCTATGGGGACAAACTTGTACATACAATACTAAGACCACTGGCTTGCATAGTGTTGAGTGTCCAGTTAGACAGTTTAGGAAATTGGAAATTTGGGTCTTTTACTCATTATGGCTGTTAAGCTAATCATAATGCTTAAAATCAACCTAGAACTGTCTGGTTTCAGTTTGGCTGGCAGGCAGCGctgtaaaaagtaaaacatgcaTCCTGGTCCAAAGCTTCAGCTGGGATCTGGACCAACAAACAACATGTTCTGGGAATGCTGTGCTGAACAGCACCTGAGAGAACCAtggaaaatctgattttcagtgacctaaaacataatttatttcacatttatttaaaatgtcaacataTTACATAACACTGTCATAACTAACACAGCTATTAATTCATGTGACAAAATATGTCGTTTTTTATGTTATTAAGTATTTCTAGAATTGTATTTCTATCATCTCTACATAATGTatatacatagttgattttttattgtatatctatATTCTATACCATATCCCTCCCCTATATCCTTAAACATCTAGTGCTTCTGCTCAGTTGCAGTATTGCAGACCTTATAAGCAAGAAATATGGAATAGGTGAGAAAAGTAAGTCTGGGATCAGAGAGTTTGTGTTATGGTTTCGTGAACAAGCTGCAGGCGCAATGTTGCCCTCACCTGATTTCAGAAGCAATCAAGTGAAAAGGTTTGCATGGATAAAATGTGTGCTGCATGCAGACTTATGCCATCTAAGCTGTTTTAGGAATCTCACTAAAACGACAGATATAAGCAAGATTTTGTTCTACGTTTTTATTGGActtctttaaatattttattgctGTGACATCATCTAACCATAATGTATTATAGCACTCATGGCCCAAACGTCCTACAGTAGACTTAATAGGCATCGTGAGTGGAAATAAAGAACTCTAACTCTACAACTGTCTTCACCTCATTTAGGCCTATTTATTAAATAATCGTTACATGATATATAAACATAAGAGCTTAAATAATACACAATTTTATACCCAGCAAGACGAATCTGGGTTCGATCCTGCTGTCAAAGTCCGAAGACATTCAGTGTTTGGTTGACTGTGATCTGTCAATTATGGGCTCCAGCATCCCTCAACCTTTCAGCGGATAAACGCGCATAGGTAATGGATGGAGTGCCTGTAGAGTTGATTAGTTTTTGTAGTTCAATCCCAAGTGGTATTTGCGCAATGCTTTAGAAATTAGATTACTGAGAAAAGGAGTTAGCTACATCTGACCAGCTTCATTATTTCACAgaataaacattaaacattattattaatgtttaaaCCATTTAAACCatgctttaaatgtttaaaCCATTTAAACCATTCACCATTCAACAAAATTGAatgtaaacattaataaaattATTAATGTTTAAACTGTCAGTGAATTAAACAGCTATCACTTTTCAACAACTATATACGGCTACGGTCTGTGAACCACTTCTAATTCCAAGGCGATCAACACCAAAAACGCATACTcatgttctgcttttgtttattttttgttattaattGCCAATTGAGAACAATTGCGGTGTATATATTAACTTGGGGAAAATGGAAGTGGCGTTTACGAAGAGCACCTGAATGCAACAGTGGCGTTCCCGTTGCTCCTGTGTCACGTGACCGAGGTGACGGTTCCTTTGCGGCTGGTGACGTGACAAGGCAAAGCAAacccgctgctgctgctatcgCTGGTTAGCAAGTTTGTTGACTTTCGCATTTCCTCGATCCTCCTCAAAAATCAGAGCGGTGACACGAAAATGGACAACAGcgggaaagaaaaggaagccATGGCTTTGATAGCTGaggctgaaaagaaaatgaagtctTCGCAGTCGTTTTTCGGAGCGTTGTTTGGGTGAGTGTGACACTTAGCTGCTGTTTAGCTAAATATGTCAAGCTAAAGGCCAACTAAGCGGAAGGTTGCTAACTGGCCAGTTACCACCAGATCTGAAGgcaggacaaaaacaaacatattatTAACATAACCGCAACACTGGGCTGCTTGTATTTAACTTGAAGTTGTTGTTGTCAACGCTGCAATTTAGCAATAACGTGATAAGCAGCGTTATCTTCCGTCAGATCACTGCTGGACTGAGAATAATTAACGTAAAGCCTGAAATAGAACCGCTGTAAATGAGGCTAGCTCACACAATGCGAAGTGTTTGTTTGAGGACGGTTTTATCGCGTCAGGTGGTCCTAATCAAAAATGAGTCGTGTAACATCTCAAGTTATTCTGTGAAGACGCTGAACAACAGCtgatgtgttgctgctgcagcgccATCTACTGGTGAAAGTGTGTAAGGCCACTCAGGCCCTCACGTGTTTATCACATTTGTAGCAGACGGGAACAGATTTGAGCTACATCGAGATGTGCGAGATAGTAGTTGATCCAAAACCAGCTTAAATTATTAAAGTGGATTTGTGTTTGACTCAGACAGTTAGATTCATGCCCGGGAAGTACACGTTTAATGAGTCATATTTCAAAATATGACTGTAAATTGGCCAGTGTTAGCCAAAAGGCTCATTTTCAGCTGTCTTTTCTTTGCCAGATGTTAAATCAGCcactaaaacacacaacatgtcaaATATGAGAAGGAGTTCATGTCTAATGTGGTAAAGCTTGGAGATAAGTGTCCATATAATTAGGTCTGCTCCATTGACCTGATATGTGTAACACTTTTCTGATAGCAGTATATTTAGGAGAGTATGACCAGTTAATGCAACTTCACAGACATCATTAAATGTATCATGGCACTTGATATTTGTCAGTTTCGCCCAGCAGTGGTCTACCTCTTGTTGATTTTAAACATATGCTGTCACACAGGGGTTCCTCCAAGATGGAAGAGGCCTGTGACATGTATGTGAGGGCAGCCAACATGTACAAAATGGCCAAAAATTGGTGTGGTAAGAACAATTATTACAGCTTGAATGAACAAGTGTATTGACTGGCTTTCACCCGTTTTAAGACCGACTTCAATCGTCCTAACCTGAGACGTTTTCTTTCCAGCTGCGGGAAATGCGTTCTCCCAAGCAGCCCGCCTTCACCTTCAGATGCAGAGCAAACACGATGCTGCGACTAACTTCATAGATGCTGGAAACGCCTTCAAAAAAGCAGATCCACAAGGTAATAATTACTCACCACCGCCTCGAGATGTGTGACTGCTGAAGCTCCCTTGTAATGCCCGTTTTACAAGCTGCCATTCGAGTGGACCATGTACACGAGCTGGTGTCACCTCACGTGATTAACATGTTCCAGGTGACCTTTAACAGCGTTATTCAGGGCTCTTTCCACTGTGCAATTAGCAAATGTAAACATGGACAAATGAATGCTTTGAGCTGGAGaaaagtgtaaataaataatgacatcAAGCCCGGCGCTCGCTATCTTTTCTCACCTTGAAGCTTATGCTTCTTTCAACTGGTGCCTTCAAATTTTTGTAGATCTTGAAATCTGAGTTTATTCTTACTTTGTGCTTCTGTGCTGACATGGTCATTATTGTATATTAACATTATTGTTGTTCTTCTCAACAGAGGCCATAAACTGCCTAAACCGAGCGATTGAGATCTACACTGATATGGTGAGTGAATGAAGTGGATGTGTCTTACTTATGCAACGTGTATCTCCCCCTGTTCATCTCTTCTCTTGTgatttttctgggtttttttttttggttttaggGCCGCTTCACCATCGCAGCCAAACATCACATCAGCATCGCTGAAATATATGAGACAGAGCTGGTGGACATCGACAAGGTCAGATTACTTCCACTCTTGCTTCTAATGCAATATTTTGTCTTAAAGCAATAAACACTATTAAAGAAATCTGTTAAATCCAGTTTTGTCCTGTTTCCATTCCAGGCCGTTGCTCATTATGAACAAGCAGCAGATTATTACAAAGGTGAAGAGTCCACCAGGTGACTGTTTTACATGCACATCATCTTCTTTCTTGTTTCTAACGAAtgcagtttctttttgtgtgaCATCTTTGTTTCATGAGTGTGCAGTTAAGTGACTCGGTGCTCTTTGACCCGTGatttctgtgaatgtgtgtggacTGATGAACTTCTTGAATTCCCCTTCAGTTCAGCAAACAAGTGCCTTCTGAAAGTAGCAACCTATGCAGCTCAGCTGGAGCAGTACCCAAAAGCGATCGACATCTACGAGCAGGTACGACGATGCTCGCCGGCAGCCTTCGTCTCCTTATCGGCAGCTGTAGTTACAAAGCGAACACGAGTTGTGCTTTGTGATTTTAGGTTGGAACGCACGCAATGGACAGCACGCTCCTGAAGTACAGCGCCAAGGATCACTTCTTCAAGGCGGCGCTCTGTCACTTCTGCGTAGACACGCTGAATGCAAAGGTAAACACAGAACTTGTGTCCGTGCACAGAAAGCGTAACGCGAGCCGCCGTCCTGATGTTCGTTCTCTTGTCACCCAGCTTGCTGTGCAGAAGTATGAAGAGATGTTCCCGGCCTTTTCGGACTCCCGAGAGTGCAAGCTGTTGAAGGTATGCTTTGGTGTTAGCGTGGCTTTAAAACCCTGAAGCAAATTCATTGAAAGTGCTGTAGATGTGGAGAGGTGAGGCGGATGGAGAGCAGTTCACCTGACTGTTACTTCCTggtgtctgttgttgttttcagtcaaaGCGCTGCATGCCATCCCCTccccctgctctccctcctctccctcccctgccTTCCCTTTCTCGCTTCAGCTGTCACCGTCTGAAAAAGcggaaaatgcaaaaaacaaattttgcATCATGCAAAATGTTCCTTAGAATTTCACCCACCAGCATCATTTAACAGAAGCACCAGTCAGCTCAGTACAGTTAAATCAGCAAAGCCAAGCAGGTGTCGTCATGTTGTTCACAGGTGTATCACAGCCTGTTGTTCTGGCCTCTCAGCTGTGTCGCAGAATGCCACAGGCTGTATTTTAGTCTGTGAGGAGCCTTTCTAACACACAGCATTGTGATGAAAATGTTTATATCTCAACAGAAACTTCTAGACGCCTGTGAAGAGCAGAACGTGGATGCCTATACTGACTCGGTGAGTGCACGGTTTAGAGCCTGGCCTGGCACGGCGCTCCTGGGTCTGCACGCTTTAGTGCCTCACGGTGCGACTGCATGTGAAGTGTTGGGATGAAGAGTCGTCTTCATGACTCATCtgaatcatttcagtttgaactTCTCGTACGTGAAAGACTCAAATTATTTCTTGGCACAAACTGTTAAAATCAACGTCAGGAGTGAGTGTatcttaaaaaacacagaatgtcCAAATATTGTTTTGTGCTCTTACAGATTTTGTTACATCAACTCAGTACTGTACATTACAGTACTAtaatttacagtacagtacatgcagtaaagagaaaatgaaacaaaaacaatggcGTTTCTACAGTGGCAAGTTCCTGTTCCTGTTGGGCGAACAGGCTTTGCGTCCACCCACAGAAGGCCTTCTAGCCATTCTGTAGGAACATGCAACCACAAATCGTTACTGGTTTGGtattttttacagtaatgtataaactgtactttactgtataTACCATACACAGTactgcatgtttcacaaaacttaattgtatttacagtactgtatactgtacacagcACTGTAAGATCTCACAAACCCACATGTGTGCAAAGATGGTTCAGTCACTGGACGAAACGGCCGGGGTTTGGGCTGTGCTTACACTGTATTTAAGGTAAAGTAAGAAAAACCTTTGTTACTTTGGTCTGAGCATGTGTCAGCAGTGTTCAAGCAATGGGCAAAAACCGTCATTTCACGCTGGGCGATGAAAAACCAGAGGCTTCTTTCAAACACTGAAGGTGTGTAATATTTACTGCTCGTTTCTCAGGTGAAGGAATACGACACCATTTCCCGGCTGGACCAGTGGCTCACCACCATGCTTCTGCGCATCAAGAAGACCATACAGGACGAAGAGAGCGACCTCCGCTGACTCCCCTCCCTCGTCAT
This genomic interval from Chaetodon trifascialis isolate fChaTrf1 chromosome 9, fChaTrf1.hap1, whole genome shotgun sequence contains the following:
- the napab gene encoding N-ethylmaleimide-sensitive factor attachment protein, alpha b; translated protein: MDNSGKEKEAMALIAEAEKKMKSSQSFFGALFGGSSKMEEACDMYVRAANMYKMAKNWCAAGNAFSQAARLHLQMQSKHDAATNFIDAGNAFKKADPQEAINCLNRAIEIYTDMGRFTIAAKHHISIAEIYETELVDIDKAVAHYEQAADYYKGEESTSSANKCLLKVATYAAQLEQYPKAIDIYEQVGTHAMDSTLLKYSAKDHFFKAALCHFCVDTLNAKLAVQKYEEMFPAFSDSRECKLLKKLLDACEEQNVDAYTDSVKEYDTISRLDQWLTTMLLRIKKTIQDEESDLR